The region ATGTGTGCAAAAAACTTGGACTAAAACCTGCGCCTGTTTCTACCCAGATTATCCAGAGAGACAGGCATGCTGAATATTTTACAACTCTGGCAATCATTGCCGCATCTATTGAAAAGTTTGCGGTGGAGATAAGGCATCTCCAGAGGACAGAGGTGCTTGAGGCAGAAGAACCTTTTACAAAGGGACAGAAAGGCTCATCTGCAATGCCGCATAAGAGAAATCCTGTTTTATCAGAAAACCTGACTGGTCTTGCAAGGCTTGTAAGGGGTTATGCATATGCAGCAATGGAAAATATCCCTCTGTGGCATGAAAGGGATATAAGCCATTCATCAGTAGAAAGGGTTATTGCCCCTGATGCCGCAATACTGGTTGATTTTATGCTTACCAGATTCACAGGTCTTGTAATGGATATGGCAGTATATCCTGAAAATATGAAGAAAAATCTTGATAAGATGAAAGGGCTTATAAATTCACAGAGGGTTTTACTGGCGATTATTGAAAAGGGTGCTTCAAGGGAAGATGCATATAAGATGGTTCAAAGAAATACAATGAAGGTGTGGGCAGGAATACAGGGTCAAGGGGCAAGGGGCTGAAAGACTTCTTGCTCAAGGATAAGGAAGTAACAGCGCATCTCTCCAAGAAAGAGATTGAAGCATGTTTTGATATTGCATATCATTTGAAAAATGTGGATTATATATTTAAGAGGGTGTTTAAATAAGAAAATCAAAAATTAAATATCAAAAATAAAAATTGAGGAATAGATGAACATCAAGATAAATGAAAATCTGAAACTATGGGGTGAGGAGATTATCTACTCAATCCTTATCTTGCTTGGTTTCTGGCTACTTGCCAGATTTGCAAGATACTTTCTGGCAAAATGGGTTTTACGATTTACAAAGCACACTGAAACAGAACTTGATGACAAGATTATTGAGGCTGTAAAATCGCCGATTTACTGCATCATATTGCTTTTTGGCATTTCTTTGGCAATCTCTGTCCTTCCGCTGCCTGCAAAAATAATATCCATAGGCAACGGCATAATTTATATAATCGGTGTTTGTATTGGTGTGTTTATAGCATACAGGGTTGTAAGTGTTTTTCTTGAATGGTATACAAACACCATTGCACTCAAAACCAATACCCAGATAGAAAGGGAATTCCTGCCCCTTATTGAAAAGGTCATCTTTGTTTTTATACTCATTACAGGTTTAATCGTTGTTCTAAAGCATTTTAATTATGATATCCTTTCCCTTGTTACAGCCCTTGGTGTCGCATCAATGGCAATCGGCCTTGCTGCAAAGGATACCCTTGCGAATATGATTTCAGGGTTTACGCTTATGGTGGATAGACCTTTCAGGGTTGGCGACAGGATTCAACTTGCAGGCGGTGAGATAGGCGATGTTACGGAAATCGGACTCAGATGCACAAGGATAAGGACATTTGAGAGCAATATACTTGTTGTGCCAAATACAGAATTGGTTAATACAAAGGTTATAAACCAGTGTTTTCCTGATAGTATTATGAGGGCAAAGGCAAGGATTGGGGTTGCATACGGAAGTAATATTGAAAAGGTTAAACAGATAATGCTGGAAACAGCGAATGGACATCCGCAGGTTGTAAAAACACCGCCGCCAATAGCGCTGTTTACAGAATTCGCAGATTCTTCCCTGACAGTCCAGATGTTCTACTGGGTGAAGAACTGCATGGAGATAGGCATTGTTCAGGACGAGGTGAACTGCCAGATAAAGAAAAGATTTGAGGAAGATGGGATAGAGATGCCGTTCCGTTCCAGATATTTATACAGAGCGTCATAACTTCGCATACCTGCGTTGCTCCTCTTGATGGAATTTTATTAAAGCATTTTTAAAAGATGCCGATAATTATCTTAATACGATAAAGAAATTTTATCAGAAGATAAAAATTGATATATTTTATGGGAGGTCTGTATGGCTGGAGGTGCTGGTGTTTTGCCTGAAGTTTTAAAAGTAGGAACTGGCGAGATGGAACTGATTGTCTTTAAGATGTATGCGGGGGGTGCGGCTGATGGTGCAGTAGAAACAAGTTACTACGGGGTTAATGTTGCAAAGGTGAGGGAGATAATACCTATACCAACGCTTACCATGGTGCCTGATATGCCTGATTATGCGGATGCTATTGCAGATGTAAGGGGACAGGTGATTCCAATAATATTTCTTGATAAATGGATGAAACTAAATCCTGTTCAGGGTGCGAATATAAAACAGAAGGTTATTGTCCTTGAGATGATGGGGACCACTGTCGGCATGGTTGTGCATGACGTGGAGAGGATAAGGAGGATTAAATGGGACAAGATAAAACCTCCTCCGTCAATACTGCAGGCAAAACACGGCGGGAAGATAACAGGTGTTGTTAAGATAGATAATCAGGAAGGCGTCCTTCTCCTGATTCTTGATTTAGAAAGTGTGATTTCTGATATAGGTTCTCTTATGCCCCAGCAGGATGTTGCATTAGAAGAGATAGAGAAAATAGGTAAAAAGAAACTGAAAGGCAATGTGCTTATTGCGGACGATTCTTCTGTTGCAAGGAAGATATTAAAGGATACCCTTGAAAATGTTGGTCTGCATGTAATAGAGGCAGTTGATGGAAAACAGGCGATGGGGATACTGAATGAATTTCTTGATAAGATCGGAACGCAGCCAATAACAGATTTTATCCAACTCGTCATCTCTGATGTGGAGATGCCTGAGATGGATGGGCTTACCTTTGTGAATACCATGAAGTCTGAACCACGGTTTCACTCTCTGCCCATAATAATTAATACATCGCTCTCCGGGGAAGAGAACAGGGAAAAGGCTAAACTGATTGGTGCGGATGGTTATCTTGTAAAGTTTGATATTGCAAAATTGATAAATGAAGTTTCAAGATTTCTTAAATGAGAAGGGCAGGTTAGTATGAAGGCAAAGATATATATCACTCTTAAAAAAGGTGTCCTTGACCCGCAGGGTAAGGCTGTTATGGGTGCATTGGAGACAATGGGACATAAAGGGGTAAGGGATTTAAGGATTGGTAAATTTATGGAGATGGAGATTAATTCCATCTCCAGAGAAGATGCTGAAAAAGAAGTTAAAGAGATGTGTGAAAGACTTTTGGCGAATACCGTTATTGAAGATTACAGGTTTGAGATAGAGTAGAAACAATCCATACTGCACAGTATGACAACTACTGTCATAGTTATGACATATTGAATATGACTTTGACAGTATGTTTACCTCTTTTGATTGTTGGTGCAAAGGACTGACAATCATATCTTTTATAATTCAAATCAATAAATACGAATAACCCCACCCTTGTTTATCCCCAAAAATAGACATTGATCTTTGGGTTTATCTGTATCTAATCCCACTTGGCACGATGGTTGCAAGAACATACAAATATAAAGAAATGTAAGTTTATCCTAATCTAGATAATTTTGGAGGTATAACATGGCAGGAGATAAAGATAAAAATAAAGGAGATGTTGAGAATCAGCCTGCAAAGTCATCGCCAAACAAGATATTGTTTATAATTATCGGGGTGTTAGTTCTGGTGATACTGGGAGGGGGTGGATATTTTATTTTTGGCAAGAAGGGCGGGGGTTCGTCAGTGAAAGAGACCGAAAAAGAGACTGCTAGTGAAGGATCAAAAGAAGTCTCTAAAAAAGAAACAGGTAAAGAAAAAGGGAGTAAAGAAGGAGAAAAGAATGGTGGTGGTTCAGGTGGCGAGGTATTTGTTATGGAGCCGTTTGTTGTGAACCTTCAGGACTCCACAGGCACAAGATACCTTAAGGTTACAATTAACTTTGAATTAGAGGGGACTGCTCTGGAAGAGGCAAAGATAAAAACACCGCAAGTAAGGGATGCTATTATCATTCTTTTAAGCAGCAAGGCTTATGCTGATGTTGGAAATATTCAGGGTAAATATCAATTGAGGGATGAGATAGTTGTAAGGATTAACCAGATATTAACTAAAGGGAAATTAAAAGCGGTTTATTTCACAGAGTTTGTAATCCAGTAAGTAAGGATAGGGAACAAAATAATGGCTGAAAAAATCTTAACTCAGGAAGAGGTTGATGCACTGCTTAGGGGCGTATCCAGCGGTAATATAGAAACAGAGAGTGATAAATCAGAGCCTGCAGCAGGTATAAGGGCTTATGACCTTACCCAGCAGGAACGGGTTATAAGGGGCAGAATGCCTGCGCTTGAGATTATCAATGAACGGTTTTGCAGACTTTTCAGGGCATCCCTGTTTAATTTTTTAAGAAAAACAGTTGATGTTTCCACAGAAGGTATCAAGATGACAAAGTACAGCGACTTTATAAAAAATACACCTGTCCCTGCAAGTTTCAATATAATCCAGATCTCTCCGCTTAGAGGGCTAACCCTTCTGGTTCTTGATGCAAACCTTGTATTTATGGTGGTTGATAACTTTTTTGGCGGTGGAGGTAAATATCACACAAGGGTTGAGGGCAGGGATTTCTCATCTACTGAACAGCGGATTATCAGAAAGATTATAGATATGACTTTTCAGGATATGAAAACCTCATGGGAACCTGTTCATCCTGTGAATTTTATCTACAATAGATCAGAGGTCAATCCGCAGTTTATAAATGTGGTTGTGCCGACAGAGGTAGTTTTATCAATGACATTCAAGATTGAGATTGATGCGGCGTCTAGCATAATGCGGATATGTATCCCTTATGCCAGTATTGAACCAATTAAAGAGAAATTATATGCCTCATATCAAAGCGACAGGATGGATGTTGACAAGAGATGGCTCTCAAAATTTGAAGATGAAATCAGGAAGACATCTGTTAGTGTTGCTTGCGAAATCGGCATGGCAGAGGTATCAATAGGGGATTTTCTAAACCTGAATACAGGGGATATTATACAGTTGGATAATAAATCTTCAGAACCGATAAGTGTGAAGATAGAGGGCGTTACAAAATATACTGGCAAACCAGGGATATTAGATGGCCATTATGCAATTGCGGTGCAAGAATTTTTATCAAAAGGAGGAGATTAGTTTATGGCAAACAATCTTCAGACAAAGGCAGATGAGGAAAAAGACAGTGTAATACCAGCAAGATTTAGCGAACTTAAAGAAGTGAAGGAGCAAAAAGGGGAAGGGGATAATAATGTTACTATGGACCGGATTCTGGATATTCCGGTAACGCTTTCTGTAGAGTTAGGCAGGACAAGGGTTGTTATAAATGACCTTCTCCAGTTAAGTCAGGGTTCTGTCATAGAACTTAACAAACTTGTTGGCGAACCCATGGAAATCCTTGTTAATGACAGACTTGTTGCTATGGGTGAGGTAGTGGTGGTTAATGAAAAGTTTGGTGTCAGGCTGACAGATATTGTAAGTCCAATGGAGAGGATAAAACAGTTAAAGAAATGACGGCCATTGTAGAAAATGTAACTCAGGGACTCATTCTGGTAGTAGGTGTAATACTGGTTGGCTCATATCTCTACTCCCGTATGTTCGGGCTGCAGATTAAAGGCAGCAAGGGGTTTATAAAGATGATAACCAGTGCATCCATTGGTCCAAAAAAGTCAATTGCGATAGTGAGTGTTGGAACGCAGTATCTGGTGCTTGGCATAACCCCTGATTCAATAACATATCTTACAAGTATTGAATCTCTTGAGGGTATTGAGAATCTTGAGGCAGGTATTCATGCAAAGGATATCTCAGGTTTTAAGGGCATATTAAATACCATTAAGAAAAATTTTAGAAACAGTGCAGGTTTAAAACAATGAACAGGGCAGGATGTTTATTAAAATTAAAAATATCGGTTGTTGTCTTTCCTTTACTTGTTTTACTGCCATCTATCTGCTCTGGGGCAAATGAGAGTTTAAAACTGCCGGATATTTCCCTTAACATAGGCGGGGAAGACGGACTTTCCAGCACCATTCAAATCCTTATACTCCTTACAGTTTTAACACTTCTTCCCGCCATTATCCTTATGATGACTTCATTTACAAGGTTCATCATAGTTTTTTCCCTTTTAAGACAGGCATTAGGACTTCAGCAGACGCCTCCAAATCAGGTTCTTATAGGACTCTCCCTTTTTATGACACTTTTTGTAATGTCGCCTGTTTTTAATCAGGCATACACAACTGCCCTTGAACCATATCTGGAAAACAAGATTAATCAGAATGAGGCATTTTCAAAGGGGATAAAACCGTTCAGGGATTTTATGCTTAAACAGACAAGGGAAAGGGAACTTGCTTTATTTGTTGAGATGTCAAAGATGGAAAAACCAAAAGAGGTAAATGATATACCATCAACAGTTATTATACCTGCATTCATTACAAGTGAACTTAAGACTGCGTTTCAGATTGGTTTTCTCATTTTTATACCGTTTCTGATTATTGATATGGTTGTGGCAAGTATACTTATGTCAATGGGTATGCTGATGCTTCCTCCTATAATGATATCTCTGCCATTTAAACTAATGCTTTTTGTGCTTGTGGACGGCTGGAGTCTTCTTGTCGGCTCTATGATAGGGAGTTTTAGAATATGACACAGGAATTTATCTTAACTATATGTCAGGAGGCTATAAAACTGCTCTTGTTTGAGACAATGCCTGTTTTAGGAATTGCACTTGTAGTCGGGCTGCTAATCAGTTTATTTCAGGCAGCAACGCAGTTGCAGGAGATGACCTTGACATTTATTCCAAAGATAATAGCAGTTTTTCTGACACTGCTTTTTCTTATGCCGTGGATGCTTGGGATGATGCTGGATTTTACAAGGAATATAATCATCAATATCCCTAACTATACAATGTGACTATGCTTAATCCTATATTTGAACAACTTGGGACTTTTTTCTTTGTATTTATCAGGGTAATTGCCATTTTTTCAGCAATTCCGTTTTTAGGCAGTAAGATTGTTCCTGTAAAGGTAAAAATCGGACTGTCATTACTTATAGGCATCATACTTACCCCTGTATTGGGTGTTCATGCGCTGCTGCCAGAATCAATAGCAGGTCTTGCCATTGGGATAATGAGAGAGGCGCTGATAGGTATAGCAATAGGCTTTATGGTTAAACTTGTATTTAGTTCAATGGAAATCGCAGGGCAGGTTGCAGGTATGCAGATGGGCTTTGCGGTTGCCAATGTTATTGACCCGCAGACCTCTAGCCAGATATCAGTTCTTGCTCAGGTTTATAATCTTATCGGGATCCTAATATTTTTTACCCTTAATATGCACATTATCTTTATCTCTGTCATAAAAGAGAGTTTTGCGATTATACCGCCTTACGGTTTTTCTGTAACAAGGGGTATGATGGATGGGTTTCTGACAATGACTGCTGATATGTGCAGGATTGCAGTAAAACTGGCAGCGCCTATAATGGTCTCAATCCTGATTACAAATATTGCTATGGGCATTATGGCAAGGACTGTTCCGCAGCTTAATGTCTTTGTGCTTGGTTTTCCAATAACAATAATACTTGGACTTGTAGTCCTTTTATTTTCTATGCCCTTTATTACTTCGGTTATAGGCAGGGCATATACAGACCTTTCTTACAACCTTATTGATTTATTAAAGATGGGGGGGAGGGGAGGATAGCAAATGCCGTGGCAAGAAGATAGAGACCAAAGGACTGAAAGCGCTACCCCCCGAAGGCGGCAGGAGGCAAGGGAAAAGGGGCAGGTGGCAAAATCTACAGAGGTAGGCTCTACAGTAATTCTTATCTCTGGACTGGTGGTATTCTATTTTTTTGGATGGGGGATGATTCAGTCTATTAAAGACATTATGGCAGAATCAATATCAAGAAGCGGTTCAACTATTCTGACGCAGGAAACAATCGGCGCTATCTTTAAAAATACTATTATGGATATGTCATATGTCCTGTTTCCCATCACTATCTTTCCTATTATTGGCATTATGGCAAATGTAATGCAGGTAGGCTTGTTATTCACATTAGAGCCTCTTACACCAAATTTTTCAAAGATAAATCCTCTGGAGGGCATAAAAAGGATTGTTTCAGAAAGGGCATTGGCAGAACTCATCAAGGGGATATTTAAACTAATAGTAATCGGTTATATGTCATATATAGTCATAAAAGGTGAGATGGTAAGGTTTGCACCTCTTGTAGATATGAGTATGACAGGGATTATTTTTTATCTTGGCTCTATATCATTTAAGATATTTATTGCGACACTCTGGGTTTTAATAATTATTGCAATTCTAGATTATGCCTTTAACAAGTGGGAGATGGAAAAGGGTTTAAGGATGACAAAACAGGAGGTTAAAGAGGAGGTCAAGGAGACAGAAGGACAGCCTTTGATTAAATCAAGGATTAGAAGTATGCNNNNNNNNNNNNNNNNNNNNNNNNNNNNCCCAATGCAACTGTTGTCATTACAAACCCGACCCATCTGGCTGTTGCAGTTAAGTATGAGCATGGGAAGATGCGCGCCCCCCTTGTTGTTGCAAAGGGCGCAGGCATTGTAGCAGAAAAGATTAAAGAGATAGCCCGAGGGCATAAGGTGCCTGTAATAGAGAATAAACCGCTGGCGCAGATAATATGGAAGACAGTTGAGATTGGCAAAGAGATACCAGCAGCACTTTATAAGACAGTGGCAGAGGTTCTGGCATATATATACAGGGCAAGGGGAAAAGTAAGAAGTGAGGAGTGAGGAGCAAAAAATATGGCTGTAACTACAGGAAAAATATTAACTAAAAATATTATTGAGATGATTGTCCCTGTGGGCATAGTCGGGATACTGGCAGTAATGATAATCCCAATGCCGACTCTTCTCCTTGATTTGCTCTTATCCATGAGTATCACCCTATCCATCATTATCCTCTTAATATCAGCACATATGGTGAAGCCGCTGGATTTTGCTGTGTTTCCATCTATCCTGCTCATTACAACACTTTTCAGACTCTCTTTAAATGTAGCATCAACAAGGATAATCCTGCTGCACGGCAATGAAGGTGTTAGCGCTGCAGGGCAGGTAATCAAGGCATTTGGGGTGTTTGTTGTGGGAGGGAATTATGCGGTTGGCATGGTGGTGTTTATAATATTGGTCATTATAAATTTTGTTGTTATCACAAAAGGCGCAGGCAGAATCGCAGAGGTCTCAGCAAGGTTTACACTTGATGCAATGCCGGGTAAACAGATGGCAATTGATGCTGATTTGAATTCAGGACTCATAGGAGAAGATGAGGCAAGAAAAAGGAGAAAGGATGTTACCCGAGAGGCAGATTTTTACGGCGCAATGGATGGCGCGAGTAAGTTTGTCCGGGGTGATGCTATTGCAGGCATCC is a window of Deltaproteobacteria bacterium DNA encoding:
- the fliM gene encoding flagellar motor switch protein FliM is translated as MAEKILTQEEVDALLRGVSSGNIETESDKSEPAAGIRAYDLTQQERVIRGRMPALEIINERFCRLFRASLFNFLRKTVDVSTEGIKMTKYSDFIKNTPVPASFNIIQISPLRGLTLLVLDANLVFMVVDNFFGGGGKYHTRVEGRDFSSTEQRIIRKIIDMTFQDMKTSWEPVHPVNFIYNRSEVNPQFINVVVPTEVVLSMTFKIEIDAASSIMRICIPYASIEPIKEKLYASYQSDRMDVDKRWLSKFEDEIRKTSVSVACEIGMAEVSIGDFLNLNTGDIIQLDNKSSEPISVKIEGVTKYTGKPGILDGHYAIAVQEFLSKGGD
- the fliP gene encoding flagellar type III secretion system pore protein FliP (The bacterial flagellar biogenesis protein FliP forms a type III secretion system (T3SS)-type pore required for flagellar assembly.), with product MNRAGCLLKLKISVVVFPLLVLLPSICSGANESLKLPDISLNIGGEDGLSSTIQILILLTVLTLLPAIILMMTSFTRFIIVFSLLRQALGLQQTPPNQVLIGLSLFMTLFVMSPVFNQAYTTALEPYLENKINQNEAFSKGIKPFRDFMLKQTRERELALFVEMSKMEKPKEVNDIPSTVIIPAFITSELKTAFQIGFLIFIPFLIIDMVVASILMSMGMLMLPPIMISLPFKLMLFVLVDGWSLLVGSMIGSFRI
- the fliN gene encoding flagellar motor switch protein FliN, whose translation is MANNLQTKADEEKDSVIPARFSELKEVKEQKGEGDNNVTMDRILDIPVTLSVELGRTRVVINDLLQLSQGSVIELNKLVGEPMEILVNDRLVAMGEVVVVNEKFGVRLTDIVSPMERIKQLKK
- a CDS encoding EscU/YscU/HrcU family type III secretion system export apparatus switch protein; protein product: MPWQEDRDQRTESATPRRRQEAREKGQVAKSTEVGSTVILISGLVVFYFFGWGMIQSIKDIMAESISRSGSTILTQETIGAIFKNTIMDMSYVLFPITIFPIIGIMANVMQVGLLFTLEPLTPNFSKINPLEGIKRIVSERALAELIKGIFKLIVIGYMSYIVIKGEMVRFAPLVDMSMTGIIFYLGSISFKIFIATLWVLIIIAILDYAFNKWEMEKGLRMTKQEVKEEVKETEGQPLIKSRIRSM
- a CDS encoding chemotaxis protein CheV produces the protein MAGGAGVLPEVLKVGTGEMELIVFKMYAGGAADGAVETSYYGVNVAKVREIIPIPTLTMVPDMPDYADAIADVRGQVIPIIFLDKWMKLNPVQGANIKQKVIVLEMMGTTVGMVVHDVERIRRIKWDKIKPPPSILQAKHGGKITGVVKIDNQEGVLLLILDLESVISDIGSLMPQQDVALEEIEKIGKKKLKGNVLIADDSSVARKILKDTLENVGLHVIEAVDGKQAMGILNEFLDKIGTQPITDFIQLVISDVEMPEMDGLTFVNTMKSEPRFHSLPIIINTSLSGEENREKAKLIGADGYLVKFDIAKLINEVSRFLK
- a CDS encoding flagellar basal body-associated FliL family protein; this translates as MAGDKDKNKGDVENQPAKSSPNKILFIIIGVLVLVILGGGGYFIFGKKGGGSSVKETEKETASEGSKEVSKKETGKEKGSKEGEKNGGGSGGEVFVMEPFVVNLQDSTGTRYLKVTINFELEGTALEEAKIKTPQVRDAIIILLSSKAYADVGNIQGKYQLRDEIVVRINQILTKGKLKAVYFTEFVIQ
- a CDS encoding mechanosensitive ion channel family protein, which encodes MNIKINENLKLWGEEIIYSILILLGFWLLARFARYFLAKWVLRFTKHTETELDDKIIEAVKSPIYCIILLFGISLAISVLPLPAKIISIGNGIIYIIGVCIGVFIAYRVVSVFLEWYTNTIALKTNTQIEREFLPLIEKVIFVFILITGLIVVLKHFNYDILSLVTALGVASMAIGLAAKDTLANMISGFTLMVDRPFRVGDRIQLAGGEIGDVTEIGLRCTRIRTFESNILVVPNTELVNTKVINQCFPDSIMRAKARIGVAYGSNIEKVKQIMLETANGHPQVVKTPPPIALFTEFADSSLTVQMFYWVKNCMEIGIVQDEVNCQIKKRFEEDGIEMPFRSRYLYRAS
- the fliR gene encoding flagellar biosynthetic protein FliR, yielding MLNPIFEQLGTFFFVFIRVIAIFSAIPFLGSKIVPVKVKIGLSLLIGIILTPVLGVHALLPESIAGLAIGIMREALIGIAIGFMVKLVFSSMEIAGQVAGMQMGFAVANVIDPQTSSQISVLAQVYNLIGILIFFTLNMHIIFISVIKESFAIIPPYGFSVTRGMMDGFLTMTADMCRIAVKLAAPIMVSILITNIAMGIMARTVPQLNVFVLGFPITIILGLVVLLFSMPFITSVIGRAYTDLSYNLIDLLKMGGRGG
- the fliQ gene encoding flagellar biosynthesis protein FliQ: MTQEFILTICQEAIKLLLFETMPVLGIALVVGLLISLFQAATQLQEMTLTFIPKIIAVFLTLLFLMPWMLGMMLDFTRNIIINIPNYTM
- the purS gene encoding phosphoribosylformylglycinamidine synthase subunit PurS; translated protein: MKAKIYITLKKGVLDPQGKAVMGALETMGHKGVRDLRIGKFMEMEINSISREDAEKEVKEMCERLLANTVIEDYRFEIE
- the fliO gene encoding flagellar biosynthetic protein FliO, coding for MTAIVENVTQGLILVVGVILVGSYLYSRMFGLQIKGSKGFIKMITSASIGPKKSIAIVSVGTQYLVLGITPDSITYLTSIESLEGIENLEAGIHAKDISGFKGILNTIKKNFRNSAGLKQ
- a CDS encoding EscU/YscU/HrcU family type III secretion system export apparatus switch protein is translated as PNATVVITNPTHLAVAVKYEHGKMRAPLVVAKGAGIVAEKIKEIARGHKVPVIENKPLAQIIWKTVEIGKEIPAALYKTVAEVLAYIYRARGKVRSEE